Part of the Bacillus sp. THAF10 genome is shown below.
GCAACAGGGATTTCTAAAGGTGAACCAATCAGAACGGGAATCAATGCCTCTAAGCTTGCGATTGCGGCATTCATCATTCCGTATATGTTTGTGTTCCAGCCACAACTACTGATGATTGATACGACTATCCCGCAGGTGAGCTGGATACTTGTCACTTCTATCGTTGGGATGATTTCCATCGGTGCCGGCCTCATCGGCTTCTGGTATCGAAAGCTTCATTGGATTGAGCGTATTCTGTCTGTTGCAGTTGGACTTTTACTCATCTATCCTGAGTCGAATACTGACATCTATGGATTTGTAGCATTTGGAATCATGCTCGCTTTACAGATTTTCTGGAAGCGTAAAGATTCTGGAAAAGGTTCCGTTGTAAAAGAAGCATAAGAAAAGAGTGTTTTCGCAAATTTTGCTGCTTCTGCGTATAATTTAGAGCTACGTAATTAACGTTACTGTCGTGCTCTTTTCGGGGAAGAATATTTAAATATGAGATAATTTTTGTTCACTTAAAGATTGGAAAAAGTCTTAAAGCCGACTTTTTCCTTGTTGATAGCAACAATCTTTAAGAAAAGAGCCTAGAAAAAGCCAAATCACTAGGTAGGTTACCTTCCAGTGATTTGGCTTTTTTTACGTGACTTTTTCCAACACGCTAAACAATTTCGCTCTTTTTTTATACTGTTCCTGCGCTTCTTCCACAGAGATTTCTCGAAAACGGAAATTTGTCCCTGGGGGAGCCTGGGCAAGCAAGGAAATATCAGTGGAAATGACGGTTGCTATTCTCGTATATCCACCGGTTGTTTGCCTGTCTGCCATTAAAATAATCGGGTTACCATCAGCAGGTACTTGAATCCCGCCAAGCGGAATGGCTTCTGAGATGATATCAGCAGAAGTCACGTGTTCAAGCGTTGGACCTTTTAAGCGGTAGCCCATTCTGTCAGACTGTGGGGTAATTTGATAGGTGGATGTCAGAAAGGTCTCCACTGCAGCATCTGTAAACGCAGCAAGATGTGGGCCCAAACAAACCCTGATTTCCATTTCCTTTTGGTAGGTAGGAATTTCGTCTGGGTGCAGGGATCGCCCTGTTCTACTGCCGTTTGCTGAGGTCCCGTACAAAATATCTTCCCGTTGAAACGCTCTTCCCTCTAGACCACCGAGGCTTCCCTTTAAAAAGGTTGATTTGCTTCCCATGGCTTCTGGAATCGAAAAGCCTCCTGCCAAGCAAAGATAGGCACGGGCACCTGAAATTGGTTTTCCAAACTCCACAATTTCGCCTTTTTTCACTTTAAAGCTTTTCCACATCGGAGCAGGCTGTCCGTTGACTTTTGGAGACAGGTTCCCGCCACAAATGGCAATGACGACATCTTCAAGCGCCTTTAGCTCTGGTCCCATCAAGGTTACCTCGATGCCCGCTTCTCCTGCAGGATTCCCCACAAGCAGATTGCCGATTTGCAGAGAAAAATCATCCATCGCGCCTGACACCACCACGCCGTATTCCTGAAAGCCTGTTCTGCCTTTATCCTGAAAGGTAGTTAGGAGGCCTGGCTTTGTGACTTTAAATACAGCGCTACTCATGATGCAACACTCCAAAAGGCTCGATGGCAATGTTCTCAGCAAGCAGCGACTCTCTTAAACTTTTAACAAACGCCAATGCCTCTGATTCGTCGCCATGCACACAAATAGTATCTGCTTGAATGGAAATATCCTCCCCATTTACAGCCGTTACTTTGCCTTCATGCAGCATTCGGATCACCCGTTTTACCGCCACATCCGCATCATGTATCATGGCATGAGGTTCTGTTCTTGGTGTCAGCGTTCCGTCAGGCTGATAGGTTCGATCGGCAAAAACCTCCTGTGCTACCTTTAGGCCTACTTGTTCTCCTGCTTTTACGAGCTCACTTCCTGCCAGGCCAAAAAGAACGAGGGATGAGTCAATCGCATAAACCGCTTTTGCGATAGCGATGGCGATTTCCTGATTTTTTGAGGCCATGTTGTAAAGCGCACCATGCGGCTTCACGTGATGCACCCTTGTGCCGTTAACAGTGGCCGCCGCTTGAATTGCACCAATTTGATACACAACCATATTAAAAATTTCATTTGGATGCATGTGGACATTTCTGCGTCCAAAGCCAGCGAGATCCGGGAATCCTGGATGTGCGCCGATAGAGACTCCAAGCTTTGTTGCCTTTTTTACAGTATCCATCAAAACGTTATGGTCTCCTGCATGGTACCCACAAGCGATATTGGCGGAGGAAATGTACTGAAGTACTGCTTGGTCATTTCCGATTGTATAAGCCCCAAAGCTTTCCCCTAAGTCACTATTTAAATCAACCCTACTCATCCTCATCCGCTCCCTTTTCTCTTGTTTTCACGGAGTAGCTGCCATTTTTGATTTGTTCTTTAATGGCTTGGAATTCCTCTTTATCTATCGAAACAAATTGCAAATAATGGCCTGCTTTTAGTAGAATCGGCTCCTCTTCTGTTGGGTCATAGAGCTTGATTGGTGTTTGTCCGATAATCTGCCAGCCTCCTGGGGTTTCAAGCGAATAAACGCCCGTCTGTTCCCCAGCAATCCCAACCGAGCCTGCTGGAATGTTCGGTCGTGGATTTTCCCGTCTTGGTGTAGCAAGCTGTTTATCCATGCCGCCAAGATACGGAAATCCTGGTACAAAGCCCATCATGTAAATGTAGTATTCTTTTTCCGAATGGATGGAGATAACCTCTTCTTCCGTTAAGCCATGGTAGCGAGCGACTTCTCCTAAATCCGACCCTTCTTCTCCACCATACAAGGTCGGAATTTCATACACTTTTGCAGCATGCGTTTCTGGTTCATCTTGTATATTTTCTTTTACTTCAAGTAATCGTTCATGCAATTGTTGATACAATATGGCGTCAGGTTGGTAAAAAATCGTTAAGGTGGTGTAGGCAGGTACCCACTCCATGACGCCTTTTATCGGATGTTTCCGTAAATATTCCGCAAACCTTCTGATTTGTGTGTTCGTTTCTTTTTTTATTTCATCCCCAAATGACAGTTGAATGCCCGTGTCTCCTAGTGGGAAAAACGAAATGTTCAAGCCACTTTCCCCCTCTCTTTTCACCTTAGATAATTAATCTATAGTTTTGTTGATTAGTGTCATGACGAGTAGTGCTTGCTGGGTGGTTCTAGCTGACTGTTCACGGCCAACCGCGCTTCATTCACCTTCCGTTGAGCGCTACTCGCTAATTCTATGAAAATAATTGAGGGAGCTGGTTCATTAGGGTGACACCTGCCAGATAAGCAGTCGCAATAAGCACAATACCTCCGAATATCGTTAGCCATAATGGATGCTGATAGTCTCCAACTACTGATTTTTTGTATGCGGCAATTAACAGTGTCCCAAGTGCTACAGGT
Proteins encoded:
- a CDS encoding biotin-dependent carboxyltransferase family protein, translating into MSSAVFKVTKPGLLTTFQDKGRTGFQEYGVVVSGAMDDFSLQIGNLLVGNPAGEAGIEVTLMGPELKALEDVVIAICGGNLSPKVNGQPAPMWKSFKVKKGEIVEFGKPISGARAYLCLAGGFSIPEAMGSKSTFLKGSLGGLEGRAFQREDILYGTSANGSRTGRSLHPDEIPTYQKEMEIRVCLGPHLAAFTDAAVETFLTSTYQITPQSDRMGYRLKGPTLEHVTSADIISEAIPLGGIQVPADGNPIILMADRQTTGGYTRIATVISTDISLLAQAPPGTNFRFREISVEEAQEQYKKRAKLFSVLEKVT
- the pxpA gene encoding LamB/YcsF family protein, with the translated sequence MSRVDLNSDLGESFGAYTIGNDQAVLQYISSANIACGYHAGDHNVLMDTVKKATKLGVSIGAHPGFPDLAGFGRRNVHMHPNEIFNMVVYQIGAIQAAATVNGTRVHHVKPHGALYNMASKNQEIAIAIAKAVYAIDSSLVLFGLAGSELVKAGEQVGLKVAQEVFADRTYQPDGTLTPRTEPHAMIHDADVAVKRVIRMLHEGKVTAVNGEDISIQADTICVHGDESEALAFVKSLRESLLAENIAIEPFGVLHHE
- the pxpB gene encoding 5-oxoprolinase subunit PxpB — protein: MNISFFPLGDTGIQLSFGDEIKKETNTQIRRFAEYLRKHPIKGVMEWVPAYTTLTIFYQPDAILYQQLHERLLEVKENIQDEPETHAAKVYEIPTLYGGEEGSDLGEVARYHGLTEEEVISIHSEKEYYIYMMGFVPGFPYLGGMDKQLATPRRENPRPNIPAGSVGIAGEQTGVYSLETPGGWQIIGQTPIKLYDPTEEEPILLKAGHYLQFVSIDKEEFQAIKEQIKNGSYSVKTREKGADEDE